Proteins from a genomic interval of Pseudomonas versuta:
- a CDS encoding polysaccharide deacetylase family protein: MRIALIFCAWLLCSAAVAVPNEPATLDRSTWPEQLNSPALFDVASRAEILTFAHALLASEALDDNALKQRLNLKVINIDEIDSLRRKLWLRLLANYNFAQQSCDQDASFCYYVDDMDSLREQAGKFEVADDSFYAAWAEPAREFHRRYLDEQLRMAALFPQISSEIGLFGDHEFNGDEMNDRLFMLTFDSGPTQSPGNTDWLTDYLRKQSISATFFVLGNSLQARLDKSSEAAVKALYQGQCVGVQGWEYRSHSHWQDWQASILRSLALVKQGVPQNYVPLFRPPYGQRRADSAGFFESQGVKVALWDIDSQDMAGGMTAEQSAQRVLSLMLLWRHGVIAFHDTQDKVRSALPWLLKATAQSGLGWADCAKPL, from the coding sequence GTGCGCATTGCTCTTATTTTCTGCGCCTGGCTGCTGTGTTCGGCGGCAGTGGCAGTGCCGAACGAACCGGCGACGCTGGACCGCAGCACATGGCCTGAACAACTGAACAGCCCGGCCTTGTTCGATGTGGCCTCGCGTGCAGAAATCCTGACCTTCGCTCACGCCTTGCTGGCCAGCGAGGCGCTTGATGACAATGCTCTGAAGCAGCGTCTGAACCTGAAGGTCATCAACATCGATGAGATTGATAGCCTGCGGCGCAAGCTATGGTTGCGGCTGCTGGCCAATTACAACTTTGCACAGCAGAGCTGCGATCAGGACGCATCGTTTTGCTATTACGTCGATGACATGGACAGTTTGCGTGAGCAGGCGGGCAAGTTCGAAGTCGCCGATGACTCGTTTTATGCCGCCTGGGCCGAACCGGCCCGCGAGTTTCACCGGCGCTATCTGGATGAGCAATTGCGCATGGCGGCGCTGTTCCCGCAAATCAGCAGTGAAATCGGCCTGTTCGGGGATCATGAGTTCAACGGCGATGAGATGAATGACCGGCTGTTCATGCTGACGTTTGACAGCGGCCCGACGCAGTCACCGGGTAACACGGACTGGTTGACCGACTATCTGCGCAAGCAATCGATCAGTGCCACGTTCTTTGTTCTGGGTAACAGTCTGCAAGCCCGACTCGATAAAAGCTCCGAAGCAGCAGTGAAGGCGCTGTACCAGGGGCAGTGCGTGGGCGTGCAGGGCTGGGAGTATCGTTCCCACAGCCATTGGCAAGACTGGCAGGCTTCGATTTTGCGCAGCCTGGCGTTGGTCAAACAAGGGGTGCCTCAGAACTACGTTCCTCTGTTTCGTCCGCCTTATGGGCAGCGTCGGGCGGATAGCGCAGGGTTCTTTGAATCGCAAGGCGTGAAGGTGGCGCTGTGGGACATTGATTCGCAAGACATGGCTGGCGGCATGACGGCCGAGCAGTCAGCACAACGGGTATTGAGCCTGATGTTGTTGTGGCGCCACGGGGTGATTGCTTTTCACGATACCCAGGACAAGGTGCGCAGCGCATTGCCCTGGCTATTGAAGGCAACGGCGCAGAGCGGGCTTGGCTGGGCGGATTGCGCAAAACCTCTGTAG
- the alg8 gene encoding mannuronan synthase gives MPRLKNGLLQAAGWLFYLTLLMGLALALPTSIFDAESKNFIFLIGVVGIWRYSMGATHFLRGMLFLYVVYPHLRRKVRKLGTSADPSHVFLMVTSFRIDALTTAQVYSSVIREAIDCGLPTTIVCSLVEMSDELLVKSMWQRLNPPARVKLDFVRIAGTGKRDGLAFGFRAISRHLPDERAVVAVIDGDTVLAPGVVRKTVPWFQLFGNVGGLTTNEFCEVRGGYIMSEWHKLRFAQRHINMCSMALSKRVLTMTGRMSVFRANVVTDPAFIADVESDSLQHWRLGRFKFLTGDDKSSWFSLMRLGYDTFYVPDAAIYTVEHPPEKSFIKASRKLMFRWYGNNLRQNARALGLGVNRLGLFTSLVLFDQRVSMWTSLLGLTAALIATARYGISFLIAYLLWIGFTRLVLTLLLACSGHRIGPAYPLILYYNQIVGALVKIYVFFRLDQQSWTRQDTKLTRDLASFQRWFNTWSSRTMTFSAGSIFVAVLLMMV, from the coding sequence ATGCCCAGGCTTAAAAACGGCCTTCTCCAGGCCGCCGGTTGGCTGTTTTACCTGACACTATTGATGGGCCTCGCGCTGGCGCTGCCGACATCGATCTTCGACGCCGAGTCGAAAAACTTTATTTTCCTGATTGGCGTCGTGGGTATCTGGCGCTACTCAATGGGTGCCACGCACTTCCTGCGCGGCATGCTGTTTTTATATGTGGTGTACCCGCACCTGCGGCGCAAAGTGCGCAAACTGGGCACGTCTGCCGACCCCTCGCACGTGTTCCTGATGGTCACCAGTTTTCGCATCGACGCCCTGACCACCGCCCAGGTGTACAGCTCGGTGATTCGCGAAGCGATCGACTGCGGCCTGCCCACCACCATCGTCTGCTCGCTGGTCGAGATGTCCGATGAGTTGCTGGTCAAAAGCATGTGGCAACGGCTCAACCCGCCTGCCCGGGTCAAACTGGACTTTGTACGCATCGCCGGCACCGGCAAGCGCGATGGCCTGGCCTTTGGTTTTCGTGCCATCTCCCGCCATCTGCCGGATGAGCGCGCAGTGGTTGCAGTGATCGACGGCGACACCGTGCTCGCCCCCGGCGTAGTGCGCAAAACCGTGCCCTGGTTTCAGCTGTTCGGCAATGTCGGCGGCCTGACCACCAACGAATTTTGTGAAGTGCGCGGCGGCTACATCATGAGCGAGTGGCACAAGCTGCGCTTCGCCCAGCGTCACATCAACATGTGCTCCATGGCCCTGTCCAAACGCGTGCTGACCATGACCGGGCGCATGTCCGTGTTCCGCGCCAACGTGGTCACCGACCCGGCCTTTATCGCCGATGTTGAAAGTGATTCGCTGCAGCACTGGCGTCTGGGCCGCTTCAAGTTTTTGACCGGCGATGACAAGTCCAGCTGGTTCAGCCTGATGCGCCTGGGTTACGACACCTTCTACGTGCCGGACGCCGCCATCTACACCGTGGAACACCCGCCGGAAAAAAGCTTTATCAAGGCCAGCCGCAAACTGATGTTTCGCTGGTACGGCAACAACCTGCGCCAGAACGCCCGGGCGCTGGGCCTGGGGGTCAACCGCCTGGGCCTGTTCACCAGTCTTGTGCTGTTCGACCAGCGGGTGTCGATGTGGACCTCCTTGCTGGGCCTGACCGCCGCACTGATCGCCACGGCCCGATACGGCATCAGTTTCCTCATCGCCTACCTGCTGTGGATCGGCTTCACCCGCCTGGTCCTGACCCTGTTGCTCGCCTGCTCGGGGCACCGGATCGGCCCGGCTTACCCGCTGATTCTTTATTACAACCAGATCGTTGGCGCGCTAGTGAAGATCTATGTGTTCTTCCGCCTCGACCAGCAATCCTGGACCCGTCAGGACACCAAATTGACCCGTGATCTGGCCAGCTTTCAACGTTGGTTCAACACCTGGTCGTCCCGGACCATGACCTTCTCCGCCGGCAGCATCTTCGTCGCCGTGCTGTTGATGATGGTCTGA
- a CDS encoding alginate biosynthesis protein Alg44, whose product MNTQVNANVVHESEAQRQHARVKIPAKLRFFGADRTPMEVKLIDLSAGGLSFNAANQPFKVGDVIKGRLQFVIDNLGLTMDVDLLVRNADRQTGRVGCQFQNLDLQDIATLRHLITSHLSGDIVTMGEVLATLQRDNFTKARKVKDGGSGMSPFGRFKAVTFSAGIFVVGLLAFGFVAKSVYGLYFVTHAQSALVSVQGLNITMPRDGTVQSLIKDDQLAANGAPLATFSTSMLDVLKGHLDENQLQPENIETLFGKQMTGTLTSPCDCVVAEQLVANGQYASKGDVIFKLVPRNSEADVAARFSYRQFGNVLPGTRVNFQVAGEDAVRSGKIISSTSLDSDNLSSDIRVQIKPDAPLDSALTGRPVEVSSDRGPSLNWLIDKAMAAGL is encoded by the coding sequence ATGAACACTCAAGTAAACGCCAACGTTGTCCACGAATCTGAAGCCCAGCGCCAGCATGCGCGGGTCAAAATCCCGGCCAAGCTGCGCTTTTTCGGCGCCGACCGTACGCCGATGGAGGTCAAGCTGATTGACCTCTCGGCAGGCGGCCTGAGCTTCAACGCTGCCAACCAGCCCTTCAAGGTCGGCGATGTAATCAAAGGGCGCTTACAGTTTGTAATCGACAACCTGGGCCTGACGATGGACGTCGACCTGCTGGTACGCAACGCCGACCGCCAGACCGGCCGCGTCGGCTGCCAGTTCCAGAACCTCGACCTGCAAGACATTGCCACCCTGCGCCATCTCATCACCTCGCACCTGAGCGGCGACATTGTGACCATGGGCGAAGTGCTTGCCACCTTGCAGCGCGACAACTTCACCAAGGCGCGCAAAGTCAAGGACGGCGGCAGCGGCATGAGCCCTTTCGGGCGCTTTAAAGCCGTCACCTTCAGCGCCGGGATTTTTGTCGTCGGCCTGCTGGCCTTCGGTTTTGTCGCCAAGTCGGTCTACGGCCTGTACTTCGTGACCCACGCCCAGTCGGCACTGGTCAGCGTGCAGGGGCTGAACATCACCATGCCCCGCGACGGCACCGTACAAAGCCTGATCAAGGATGACCAGCTGGCGGCCAACGGCGCGCCACTGGCCACCTTCAGCACCAGCATGCTCGATGTACTCAAGGGCCACCTGGACGAGAACCAGCTGCAACCCGAGAACATCGAAACCCTGTTCGGCAAGCAAATGACCGGCACCCTGACCTCGCCATGTGACTGCGTAGTTGCCGAGCAACTGGTTGCCAACGGCCAGTACGCCAGCAAGGGCGACGTGATTTTCAAACTGGTACCGCGCAACAGTGAAGCCGACGTGGCTGCACGTTTCAGCTACCGCCAGTTTGGCAACGTACTGCCCGGCACCCGCGTCAACTTCCAGGTAGCCGGTGAAGACGCCGTTCGCAGCGGCAAGATCATCAGCAGCACCAGCCTGGACAGCGACAACCTGTCCTCGGACATCCGCGTGCAAATCAAGCCCGACGCCCCGCTCGACAGCGCCCTCACCGGTCGCCCGGTTGAAGTCAGCAGCGATCGTGGGCCCTCGTTGAACTGGCTGATCGACAAAGCCATGGCTGCGGGTCTTTAA
- the yaaA gene encoding peroxide stress protein YaaA, protein MLMVISPAKTLDYQTPPATARFTLPQYLDHSQELIGQLRELSPQQIGELMHLSDKLSGLNAARFGSWTPAFTPENAKQALLAFKGDVYTGLNAVDFNEADFDYAQTHLRMLSGLYGLLRPLDLMMPYRLEMGTKLANARGKDLYAFWGTRISEWLNQALAEQGDDVLLNLASNEYFSAVKKPALNARIINTEFKDLKNGQHKIISFYAKKARGMMSRFVIKERINNPELLKQFDEQGYRYSTEQSKPDLLVFLRDHAPE, encoded by the coding sequence ATGCTGATGGTGATTTCACCCGCTAAAACCCTCGATTACCAGACGCCGCCGGCCACTGCGCGTTTCACCCTGCCGCAATACCTGGACCACTCCCAGGAACTGATCGGGCAATTGCGCGAACTGAGCCCGCAACAGATTGGCGAGCTGATGCATTTGTCCGACAAGCTTTCGGGGCTCAACGCGGCCCGTTTCGGCAGCTGGACCCCGGCCTTCACTCCCGAAAACGCCAAGCAGGCGCTGCTGGCCTTCAAGGGTGATGTGTACACCGGCCTCAATGCCGTGGACTTCAATGAAGCCGACTTTGACTACGCACAGACCCATCTGCGCATGCTCTCGGGCCTGTATGGCCTGCTGCGGCCACTGGACCTGATGATGCCGTACCGCCTGGAAATGGGCACCAAGCTGGCCAATGCCCGCGGCAAGGACCTGTACGCCTTCTGGGGCACCCGCATCAGCGAATGGCTGAATCAGGCCCTGGCCGAACAAGGCGATGACGTGCTGCTCAACCTGGCGTCCAACGAATACTTCTCGGCAGTCAAAAAGCCGGCCCTGAACGCGCGCATCATCAACACCGAATTCAAGGACCTGAAAAATGGTCAGCACAAAATCATCAGCTTCTACGCGAAAAAAGCCCGGGGCATGATGAGCCGCTTCGTGATCAAGGAGCGGATCAATAATCCCGAACTGCTCAAACAGTTCGACGAGCAGGGCTACCGCTACAGTACCGAACAGTCAAAACCTGACCTGTTGGTTTTCCTGCGTGACCACGCCCCCGAATAA
- a CDS encoding nucleotide sugar dehydrogenase, with product MRISIFGLGYVGAVCAGCLSARGHEVIGVDISQDKIDLINLGKSPIVEPGLGELLAQGIQTGRLRGTTNFASAIRESDLSMICVGTPSKKNGDLELNYIEAVCREIGAVLRDKTSRHTIVVRSTVLPGTVKNVVIPLLEQCSGKKAGIDFGVAVNPEFLRESTAIADYDQPPMTVIGEFDTASGDVLQALYEELSAPIIRKDIEVAEMIKYTCNVWHATKVTFANEIGNIAKAVGVDGRDVMDVVCQDKTLNLSQYYMRPGFAFGGSCLPKDVRALTFRAGSLDVEAPLLNSLMRSNESQVQNAFDIVASHDKRKVALLGLSFKAGTDDLRESPLVELAEMLIGKGFELSIYDTNVEYARVHGSNKEYIESKIPHVSSLLNSDFDAVINNSDVIILGNRDEQFRALAQNAPHGKQVIDLVGFMSQATSVSGRTEGICW from the coding sequence ATGCGCATTAGCATATTTGGTTTGGGTTATGTCGGTGCCGTGTGTGCCGGTTGTCTCTCTGCACGTGGCCATGAAGTTATCGGGGTCGATATTTCCCAGGACAAAATTGATCTGATCAACCTCGGCAAGTCGCCCATCGTGGAACCCGGCCTGGGCGAACTGCTGGCCCAGGGCATTCAGACCGGACGCCTGCGTGGCACTACCAATTTTGCCTCGGCGATCCGTGAAAGCGATCTGTCGATGATTTGCGTCGGCACGCCGAGCAAGAAAAACGGCGACCTGGAACTCAACTACATCGAAGCGGTGTGCCGTGAAATCGGTGCAGTACTGCGTGACAAAACCTCGCGCCATACCATCGTGGTACGCAGCACCGTATTGCCGGGCACCGTGAAAAATGTCGTGATCCCGCTCCTTGAGCAATGCTCGGGCAAAAAAGCCGGTATCGACTTCGGGGTCGCAGTAAACCCTGAGTTCCTGCGTGAAAGCACCGCCATCGCCGACTACGACCAGCCACCAATGACCGTGATCGGCGAGTTCGACACCGCCTCCGGTGATGTGCTGCAGGCGCTGTACGAAGAACTCAGCGCCCCGATCATCCGCAAGGACATCGAAGTGGCCGAGATGATCAAGTACACCTGCAACGTGTGGCACGCCACCAAAGTGACCTTCGCCAACGAAATCGGCAACATCGCCAAAGCGGTCGGTGTGGATGGCCGTGACGTGATGGACGTGGTGTGCCAGGACAAAACCCTCAACCTGTCGCAGTACTACATGCGCCCGGGCTTTGCCTTCGGCGGTTCGTGCCTGCCCAAGGATGTACGTGCCCTGACCTTCCGCGCCGGCTCCCTGGATGTTGAGGCGCCGCTGCTCAACTCACTGATGCGCAGCAACGAATCGCAAGTCCAGAACGCCTTCGACATCGTCGCCAGCCACGACAAACGCAAAGTCGCCCTGCTCGGCCTGAGCTTCAAGGCCGGTACCGACGACCTGCGTGAAAGCCCGCTGGTTGAACTGGCCGAAATGCTGATCGGCAAAGGGTTCGAGCTGAGCATCTACGACACCAACGTCGAATACGCCCGCGTACATGGTTCGAACAAAGAGTACATCGAATCGAAAATCCCCCACGTCTCGTCCCTGCTCAACTCTGACTTTGACGCCGTCATCAACAACAGCGACGTGATCATCCTGGGTAACCGCGACGAACAATTCCGCGCCCTTGCGCAAAACGCCCCCCACGGCAAGCAAGTGATCGACCTGGTGGGCTTCATGTCCCAAGCCACCAGCGTCAGCGGCCGTACTGAAGGCATTTGCTGGTAA
- the algK gene encoding alginate biosynthesis TPR repeat lipoprotein AlgK produces MTNLTPNQRWELACQRLHPPGVAGQPHGPYRWQASSHKITALCLLAIALAGCSGLPDQRLANEALKRGDIATAQQNYQVLADLGYTEAQVGLADIWMQSRDTEQLNKAEATYRAAAQTSPRAKARLGRLLAAKPGATDAELHEAQTLLKQAFASGDASSLTPLAMLYLQHPQSFPEVNAQQQINQWLAAGYPQAGLAQIALYRIQGTYDQHLDQVQSICKQALVSNDSCYVELATVYQKQGNTEQQAQLLKQLQNAYREGSASAQRVDGVARVLADPSLGTPDPDTAKSLLENIAPIYPAAWVSLAQLLYDFPEQGDVAQLQAYLDNGRAADQPRAELLLGKLYYDGKWLTPDAKQAEAHFLQAVDKEVAADYYLGQIYRRGYLGQVYPQKALDHLLKAARNGQNSADFAIAQLFSQGKGTQPNRLNAYVFSQLAKAQDTPQGNELAAQLDEQLPVEQRAQAQRLLQKEQAVRATLSQNALAVQTLEQDNGEETP; encoded by the coding sequence ATGACAAACCTTACCCCCAATCAGCGGTGGGAGCTGGCTTGCCAGCGATTGCATCCCCCCGGTGTTGCAGGCCAACCCCATGGACCGTATCGCTGGCAAGCCAGCTCCCACAAGATTACCGCGCTATGTCTGCTGGCCATCGCGCTGGCCGGCTGCTCCGGCCTGCCCGATCAACGTCTGGCCAATGAAGCGCTCAAGCGTGGCGATATCGCCACCGCGCAACAGAACTATCAAGTGCTCGCCGACCTGGGCTACACCGAGGCCCAGGTTGGCCTGGCCGATATCTGGATGCAAAGCCGCGACACCGAGCAACTGAACAAAGCCGAAGCCACCTACCGGGCAGCGGCGCAAACCTCGCCCCGGGCCAAGGCGCGTCTGGGCCGTTTACTGGCAGCCAAGCCCGGCGCCACCGACGCTGAACTGCACGAAGCGCAAACCTTGCTCAAGCAAGCCTTTGCCAGCGGCGACGCCAGCAGCCTCACACCTTTGGCCATGCTGTATTTGCAGCACCCGCAGAGCTTCCCCGAGGTCAACGCACAGCAGCAAATCAACCAGTGGCTCGCGGCTGGCTATCCCCAGGCGGGCCTGGCGCAAATTGCCCTGTACCGCATTCAAGGCACCTACGATCAGCATCTGGATCAAGTCCAGTCCATCTGCAAACAGGCGCTGGTCAGCAATGACAGCTGCTATGTCGAGCTGGCCACGGTTTATCAGAAACAAGGCAACACCGAACAGCAGGCGCAGTTGCTCAAGCAACTTCAAAACGCTTACCGCGAGGGCAGCGCATCGGCCCAACGGGTCGACGGCGTTGCCCGGGTGCTGGCCGATCCGAGCCTTGGCACTCCCGACCCGGATACGGCCAAATCGTTGCTTGAGAACATCGCACCGATTTACCCGGCGGCCTGGGTCAGCCTCGCGCAACTGCTCTACGACTTCCCGGAGCAAGGCGATGTCGCACAATTACAGGCCTACCTGGACAACGGCCGCGCGGCAGATCAGCCACGAGCCGAGCTGCTGCTGGGCAAGCTGTACTACGACGGTAAATGGCTGACCCCGGACGCGAAACAGGCCGAGGCGCATTTCCTGCAGGCAGTGGATAAAGAAGTGGCCGCCGATTACTACCTGGGGCAGATCTACCGCCGTGGTTACCTGGGGCAGGTCTACCCGCAAAAAGCCCTCGATCATTTGCTCAAGGCTGCCCGTAACGGCCAGAACAGCGCCGACTTCGCCATCGCCCAGCTTTTCTCCCAAGGCAAGGGGACCCAACCCAACCGGCTCAACGCCTACGTGTTCAGCCAGCTGGCCAAAGCCCAGGACACCCCGCAAGGCAATGAACTGGCCGCGCAACTCGATGAGCAACTGCCCGTAGAGCAGCGCGCGCAGGCTCAACGCCTGCTGCAAAAAGAACAAGCGGTGCGTGCCACCTTGAGCCAGAACGCCCTGGCCGTGCAGACGCTGGAACAAGACAACGGCGAGGAAACCCCATGA